CAAAAAAGAAGCATTAAATTATATCCGACCATGAGTTACGCACCTATTCTTTTATTTGTTTATAACCGCCCCCTGCATACACGGAAGGTAATCAAGTCTCTGCAACAGAACTGTCTGGCAAAAGATAGCGAGCTCTTTATCTATTCTGATGCGGCCAAAACTGTGGAGGATGAACTGGCTGTGGAGGATGTGCGCAAAGAGATTCATTCCATCAGCGGATTTGCAGGAGTCACCATTATTGAGCGAGGAAATAATTGGGGACTGGCAAGAAACATCATCGACGGAGTAACTACACGGGTAAAGGAATACGGAAAAGTAATCGTCTTGGAAGACGACCTGGTGGTGGCACCGCACTTTCTACGCTTTATGAACGATGCGCTTGAAATGTATAAGGACGAACCAAAGGTAGGACACATACAGGCTTGCGAATTCTTTGAAGACCCCTCACTGCCGGATACTTTCCTGATTAAATGGACCGGAAGCTGGGGATGGGCCACCTGGGAAAGAGCCTGGGAACTCTTCAACCCCAACGGGGAAGCATTGCTCAAGGAGCTGGAAGAGCGCAAACTGACAAAGGCATTCGATTTCAACAATGCTTACCGCTTTACCCGCATGCTGCGCCGACAGATTGCCGGAAAAAACAACTCGTGGGCCATCCGCTGGAACGCCAGTCTGTTCCTGAAAGATGTCCTTTCGCTGAATGTAGGAAAGTCTTTGGTGCAGAACGTGGGATTCGACGGTACCGGAACCAACTGCGGCGGAGGCGGACTCTATTCATCCACACTCCACCAGGAAAAGCTGCCGGTGGTAAAGATTGAACCTATCGAGGAGAACAAGATGGCCCGAAAGGCTGTTGAGAACTATTACAGAAGAACAAACTCCTTCTATGCAAAAGCCATGAGAAGGATAAAAAGAACGTTGAGAGGCGACTTCGGGGCATAGGAATTTGTGTAAAAATCAACCTTCAAAGCTCTATTTTCGGCAGAAACAATTACTTTTGTTAAAACATTCAACAGGATGAGAGTACTTATAATCAATACATCAGAACGCATCGGCGGTGCAGCAATTGCAGCCGGTCGGTTAATGGAATCCCTGAACAACAACGGAGTTAAGGCAAAGATGCTGGTTCGTGACAAGCAGACAGACCAAATCAGCGTGGTACCGCTGGCCCGTTCCTGGATGAATTCTGTACGGTTTGTATGGGAACGC
The Bacteroides sedimenti genome window above contains:
- a CDS encoding glycosyltransferase family 2 protein codes for the protein MSYAPILLFVYNRPLHTRKVIKSLQQNCLAKDSELFIYSDAAKTVEDELAVEDVRKEIHSISGFAGVTIIERGNNWGLARNIIDGVTTRVKEYGKVIVLEDDLVVAPHFLRFMNDALEMYKDEPKVGHIQACEFFEDPSLPDTFLIKWTGSWGWATWERAWELFNPNGEALLKELEERKLTKAFDFNNAYRFTRMLRRQIAGKNNSWAIRWNASLFLKDVLSLNVGKSLVQNVGFDGTGTNCGGGGLYSSTLHQEKLPVVKIEPIEENKMARKAVENYYRRTNSFYAKAMRRIKRTLRGDFGA